The window GAAAAGTTAGACAATTGTGATTTCGGGCAGGTCGCTTTCTCTTTCTTCCAGTGCGTTGGCAATGCGCCGGGCGATTTCGGGGAAAGCATTGTTTTCACCTGTTGCGATGGGCGCACCCGTGTCGCCGCCTTCGCGAATGTTGGGCTGGATGGGGATTTGTCCGAGTAGGGGCAGGCCAAATGCATCGGCGATGTGTTGACCTCCGCCTTCGCCAAAGAGGGGGGTGTGGTCTCCGCAACACGGGCAGAGAAAATAGCTCATGTTTTCGACAATGCCGAGGATGGGGACTTCGACTTTGCGGAACATTTCTATGCCGCGATGTACGTCTTCCAATGCGACATTTTGCGGGGTGGTGACTATGACCGCACCGCTGAGGGGCACGGTTTGGGCAAGGGTGAGTTGTGCGTCGCCCGTGCCGGGGGGGAGATCGACGACGAGGTAGTCGAGTGCGCCCCATATCACGTCAACTATGAATTGCTGTATCATTCTGCCCACGATGGGACCGCGCCATATTATGGGGGCATTTTCTCCGGCGATAAGGCCGAGAGACATGAATTTGACATTGTGATTTTCAAGGGGCAGTATTTTTTGGCCCATGGACCTGGGTTGCGCCGTGCTGCCCATCATGATCGGCACGTTGGGTCCGTAAATATCCGCGTCGAGCAAGCCGACCGTTGCGCCCTGCTTGGCGAGCGAGACCGCGAGGTTCACGCTAACTGTTGTTTTTCCCACGCCGCCTTTGCA is drawn from Gemmatimonadota bacterium and contains these coding sequences:
- a CDS encoding Mrp/NBP35 family ATP-binding protein — its product is MPTPDRPQRPEILPEVKNIVAVSSCKGGVGKTTVSVNLAVSLAKQGATVGLLDADIYGPNVPIMMGSTAQPRSMGQKILPLENHNVKFMSLGLIAGENAPIIWRGPIVGRMIQQFIVDVIWGALDYLVVDLPPGTGDAQLTLAQTVPLSGAVIVTTPQNVALEDVHRGIEMFRKVEVPILGIVENMSYFLCPCCGDHTPLFGEGGGQHIADAFGLPLLGQIPIQPNIREGGDTGAPIATGENNAFPEIARRIANALEERESDLPEITIV